In Tachypleus tridentatus isolate NWPU-2018 chromosome 7, ASM421037v1, whole genome shotgun sequence, a genomic segment contains:
- the LOC143258144 gene encoding uncharacterized protein LOC143258144 has product MNTLIVFLGLLAYTHAGLLGAGLVGPAGVAPVGVAPAAVAPVAVDPAAVAVAPAAVAPVAAFSATGAVAAAQGFAVRGIPVGRAAASVTRINHGGVGLGLGVGAYGLGLGGLGYGYGLGGLGYGYGLGKLGYEYGLGGLGYGCGLGGLGYGYGLGLGKALLH; this is encoded by the exons ATGAACACTCTG aTCGTTTTTCTCGGTCTTCTGGCCTACACCCATGCTGGTCTGCTAGGCGCTGGTCTTGTTGGTCCAGCTGGTGTTGCACCTGTTGGTGTCGCTCCCGCTGCTGTTGCACCTGTTGCTGTTGATCCCGCTGCTGTTGCTGTAGCTCCCGCTGCCGTAGCACCTGTCGCTGCCTTTAGCGCAACTGGCGCTGTTGCCGCTGCTCAAGGTTTTGCTGTACGTGGCATTCCCGTTGGACGTGCTGCTGCCTCCGTCACCCGTATCAACCACGGTGGTGTAGGCTTGGGTCTTGGAGTTGGTGCCTACGGACTAGGTCTGGGAGGCCTCGGATATGGCTATGGTCTGGGAGGACTGGGATATGGGTATGGTCTTGGAAAATTGGGATATGAATATGGTCTTGGAGGACTGGGATATGGATGTGGTCTGGGAGGACTAGGATATGGCTATGGTCTCGGGTTAGGAAAAGCTTTATTACATTAA